Below is a window of Paenibacillus bovis DNA.
GTCTTGCAAAAACGAGCGCCAGCTGTTCCAGCGGCAGCAGATGGGTAGGTAATCCGCATCCGTCCAGTCCCGTAGGAATCTCGCTTTCCTCCAGACCGGATAGGATGGAGAGCTGCTCCATGACTTTCTGCTGGACTTGATGATCCGGGTGAATATAGCTGTCCAGATCCGCTCCGATGGCCTTAGCAGTTAACAGCATACCTGCATGTTTGCCGGAACAATTGTTATGCACCGGTGCCGGTTTGTGTCCACTGAGCAGCAGCTGCTCGTAGGCTTCTAAGCTGTATGGAGCATGTATGCCGCAGTTCAGCAGGTCCAGATCTATTCCCGCTCGGGACATCATTCCATTTACGGTCTCGATATGCATCGGTTCTCCATTATGAGAGGCGCAGCATACCGCGATCTCGCGATTGGTGAGCTGATACTTGTCCGCAGCACCCGAGAGAATCAGAGGAATAGCCTGAACAGGCTTCATGCAGGAACGAGAATACACTGGCAGCTGTGGTTCGCCAATTTCGTACAGTACCTGTCCTCCGGCGTTCACAACAACGGCTGAACCTCCATGCACCGATTCTACAGAATCGCCGCGTATAGCATGTACCAGTATGTCACCCATGCTTGTGTCCTTTGGCCGGCTGGACCGACTGTGTGAGTGCCTGCAGTGGCGTAGAAGCCATACGGATCGTCTCCGACTCTTCCGGTGATGAAGCCGCAGCCGGCGCAGCAGATGTTTTCACTTTTGTACTATTGTCCACGGCTACAGATGAAGAAGATTGCTCCAGCGTATGAAGCAGTTTCTCTACATTCTCATAATTATCATAAAACATCAGAATCAGGTCACCGGGTTCCGAGATTTTCCAGGCATGCAGACTGGCAGTATATTCATTGGGAACAGTGATCAGCCGATCTTGTGATATTCCGGCGTCTATACAGCCCTTCTCCAACAGTCGGGCCGTCTCCAGCGGTTCGCGTTTCCGAAGATCCAGATCTTCTTTGAGAATAACAAGATCGGAATGCTGACCGATAATTTTGCCCATCTCGATAATCGAACGATCGGTTCGATCTCCAGGCGCAGAGACGATAGTAAGCAGGCGCTTCTTGGGCATAGCGGCTACCGTCTCATAGACTGCTGACATTCCCGCAGGGTTATGACCATAGTCGGCAATCAGTGTGCGATCTTGGATATGTGTAAGATTGAAACGCCCCCGGCTCTGTTCCGCAGATGGATAAAAGGTCCGTATCCCCTGGCGCAGCTGATCGAGCGTAAGTCCTGCCGCATGGGCAGCTGCCAGTGCAGCAAGGCTGTTGGCGATATTATGCTTGGCAAGGCCGCCAACGGTAACCGGAATCTCTCGTGAATCGGCAAATCGCTCCACCTGTCCGTCTGCTGCATACATGATTGTGCCATCTTCAGCCAGATACCATACTTCTCCACCTGCATAGATAGTTCCCTGTATAACCGGGTTCTGTTCGTGAAGAGAAAAATAAACGATCCGTCCGTCGGTATGATCCCCCATCGCAATACAGCCTTCGTCATCCGCGTTGAGAATACAGACGCCTCCTGGCAGTACCACTTCGGGGATCAGGCGCTTGAGTTTGCGCAGATCTTCTAATGTATCCAGTCCGTCCTGGCCCAGATGATCTTCAGAGATATTCGTGACCACTCCTACATCACACCACCGAAAAGCAAGCCCTTCTCGCATCATGCCTCCGCGAGCGGTCTCCAGTACTGCTGCTTCAATATCGTTACGGCTGAGAATCTTGCGAGCACTAGCCGGACCACTGCAATCGCCTTCGTCAATGCATTCATCGCCTGCCCATACACCATCCGAACAGGTCATACCGACTTTTTGCCCGGTGGTTCGAAGCAGGTGGGAAATGATACGAACCGTAGTCGTTTTGCCATTGGTTCCGGTCACTGCTACCAGCGGAATAGCCGCTTCCTCTCTGGATGGGAACAGATAATCGACGATCGCGGCACCCACATCCCGTGGTGTTCCTTTGGCAGGATAATGATGCATACGAATACCAGGAGCCGCATTTACTTCCAGAATACAGGCTTCCTGGCTATTCAGAGGTACACGGATATCCGGACTGATAATATCGACTCCAGCTACGTCCAATCCGATCGCCTGTGCTGCTTCGATAGCGAGCCGCTCATAGGAAGGATGTACCTGATCGGTTACATCCTTGGCAGAGCCCCCGGTAGACAGATTAGCACTGCTCATTACACATAATGTCTCTCCTTCAAGCAGTACATCATCCAGGGAACGGGACGCCTGCTCCAGAAAGCCCCTGGCCTGCTCCAGTGGAATCTCGCTCATAGGCTTCTCATGTCCTGCACCACGCAGTGGGTTGGTATTCTCGATAGCAATCAACTGGCGAATCGTGGATACTCCATCTCCGGTAACTGTAGGCGGCTGGCGCAGACTGGCTGCCACTAATTTGCCTCCCACCACGGTGAATCGGTAATCCTGCCCTGTAAAATAGCGCTCGACAATATACTCTGTATATTCCGGAAACTCGCGGGATACAAAGTTATACGCCTGCTCCAATTGAAGCACGGATTGCAAATTCGTCATGACTCCCTGTCCCTGGCGTCCGTTCGCCGGCTTCAACACCAGTGGGAATCCCAACTGGATCACAGCTTTGACCAATTCCGAACGTGTGCTGATCACCGTGCCCCGGGGAACCGGCAGACCGGCCGCTTCCAGTAGATGCTTGGTCATTTCCTTATCACAGCTGTTCTCTACAGCCAGATAGGATGTCTGGCTGGTTACAGTAGCCTGTACACTCTTCTGACGAATGCCTGTTCCGAGCCGAAGTGTACTGTCTGTGCCAATACGTTCGACAGGAATACGCCGCTCCATGGCCGCATTATAGATCGCCTCTGTACTGGGACCAAGCTTATTATTAAAATACAGCTCTGATACCTGGCTGATATATGGCTCTGCATGAATATCTGTCTGTCCTGCCAGAATGGCTTCGACAATCG
It encodes the following:
- the cphA gene encoding cyanophycin synthetase produces the protein MSNLIQINKIRYWSGPNQYNLKPTMWIELDIGELEHRPSNLLPGFNEALLSILPSLDTHTCSRGYAGGFVERLYEGTWIGHIIEHITLEIQHLAGIPVRRGKTITGSTPGIYYVTFDYREKESGRTAFESAVAIVEAILAGQTDIHAEPYISQVSELYFNNKLGPSTEAIYNAAMERRIPVERIGTDSTLRLGTGIRQKSVQATVTSQTSYLAVENSCDKEMTKHLLEAAGLPVPRGTVISTRSELVKAVIQLGFPLVLKPANGRQGQGVMTNLQSVLQLEQAYNFVSREFPEYTEYIVERYFTGQDYRFTVVGGKLVAASLRQPPTVTGDGVSTIRQLIAIENTNPLRGAGHEKPMSEIPLEQARGFLEQASRSLDDVLLEGETLCVMSSANLSTGGSAKDVTDQVHPSYERLAIEAAQAIGLDVAGVDIISPDIRVPLNSQEACILEVNAAPGIRMHHYPAKGTPRDVGAAIVDYLFPSREEAAIPLVAVTGTNGKTTTVRIISHLLRTTGQKVGMTCSDGVWAGDECIDEGDCSGPASARKILSRNDIEAAVLETARGGMMREGLAFRWCDVGVVTNISEDHLGQDGLDTLEDLRKLKRLIPEVVLPGGVCILNADDEGCIAMGDHTDGRIVYFSLHEQNPVIQGTIYAGGEVWYLAEDGTIMYAADGQVERFADSREIPVTVGGLAKHNIANSLAALAAAHAAGLTLDQLRQGIRTFYPSAEQSRGRFNLTHIQDRTLIADYGHNPAGMSAVYETVAAMPKKRLLTIVSAPGDRTDRSIIEMGKIIGQHSDLVILKEDLDLRKREPLETARLLEKGCIDAGISQDRLITVPNEYTASLHAWKISEPGDLILMFYDNYENVEKLLHTLEQSSSSVAVDNSTKVKTSAAPAAASSPEESETIRMASTPLQALTQSVQPAKGHKHG
- a CDS encoding asparaginase encodes the protein MGDILVHAIRGDSVESVHGGSAVVVNAGGQVLYEIGEPQLPVYSRSCMKPVQAIPLILSGAADKYQLTNREIAVCCASHNGEPMHIETVNGMMSRAGIDLDLLNCGIHAPYSLEAYEQLLLSGHKPAPVHNNCSGKHAGMLLTAKAIGADLDSYIHPDHQVQQKVMEQLSILSGLEESEIPTGLDGCGLPTHLLPLEQLALVFARLAAPHQLPADTADAVKRIIHAMFEHPEMIGGTGEFDTVLMQQMKGRVIGKVGAEGVFCMALPEHGLGIAIKIDDGNRRGAYPAAVEILEQLHILNDEDRSVLDEFRTPVQQNHRQEDAGRLMPVFQLKTTDRMLPYS